A stretch of the Candidatus Finniella inopinata genome encodes the following:
- the alr gene encoding alanine racemase, protein MSRAAIAILSTENLLHNLSVIQSQTPSSKIIALVKANAYGHGLRSVSARLDKRVYSLGVASSDEAIALRRAGVSGPITLMEGIFEQDELLIASCEKFQVVFHDWWQVKALESLSLPLPLQAWLKVDTGMGRLGFNLFDAPKAYQALSNNPHIAQPIGIMSHLACADDVNHPLNQQQIQRFENFTRNFPGLKSFCNSAGMINFPDHHYDVVRPGMGLYGVSPIKGKLAADFDLKPIMTLQTRLIAIRTLAKGSSIGYGSQFVCPKDMRVGVIAIGYGDGYPRTTREGAPILVNNVRCRIVGRVSMDMTTIDLENCPDAKAGDPVILWGNNLPIEQVAEYTSHSPYDMLCAIQNRVRFHWTKK, encoded by the coding sequence ATGTCGCGTGCAGCCATAGCCATTCTATCGACTGAAAACCTGCTTCATAACTTATCGGTTATTCAGTCCCAGACACCGTCTTCAAAAATTATCGCTTTGGTAAAGGCGAACGCTTATGGGCATGGCCTTCGGTCGGTATCTGCCCGCCTGGACAAACGTGTCTATAGCTTAGGCGTCGCATCCAGTGACGAGGCGATCGCCCTTAGGCGCGCAGGAGTTAGCGGGCCCATTACCTTAATGGAAGGCATCTTCGAACAAGACGAACTTTTGATTGCATCTTGCGAAAAATTTCAGGTTGTTTTTCATGATTGGTGGCAGGTCAAGGCGCTTGAAAGTCTTTCCTTGCCGCTGCCTTTACAAGCATGGCTTAAGGTTGACACCGGCATGGGACGATTAGGATTCAATCTCTTTGATGCCCCTAAAGCTTATCAGGCCCTTTCAAACAATCCGCATATCGCGCAGCCGATCGGCATTATGTCTCACCTGGCGTGCGCTGATGACGTCAATCATCCCCTTAATCAACAACAAATTCAGCGGTTTGAGAACTTTACGCGTAACTTTCCGGGCTTAAAAAGCTTTTGCAATTCGGCCGGCATGATTAATTTTCCCGATCATCACTATGACGTTGTCCGACCTGGTATGGGCTTATATGGAGTTTCACCCATTAAGGGAAAGCTTGCCGCTGATTTTGATTTAAAACCCATCATGACCTTGCAAACGCGTTTAATAGCCATACGGACGCTTGCTAAGGGCTCATCCATTGGGTATGGCAGCCAGTTCGTTTGCCCCAAAGATATGCGCGTTGGGGTTATTGCGATTGGGTATGGCGACGGCTATCCCCGTACCACCCGGGAAGGGGCGCCCATCTTGGTGAACAACGTTCGCTGTCGAATTGTTGGTCGAGTATCGATGGATATGACCACAATCGACCTTGAAAATTGCCCTGACGCCAAAGCGGGCGACCCCGTTATTTTGTGGGGTAACAATCTGCCCATCGAACAAGTTGCAGAGTATACAAGCCACAGCCCCTATGACATGCTGTGCGCCATTCAAAACCGGGTTCGATTCCATTGGACGAAGAAATAA
- the istA gene encoding IS21 family transposase — MRKIREILRLRYSCGCSYQEIAKSIGISASTAVEGVKRAKAVNLSWPVPDNLGDEELEIKLYPPAQKINKEQRGEIDCIYIHKELKCKHVTLQLLWSEYKEKYPQGISYSQFCDVYRGWRNSTLDVWMHQTHKAGERLFVDYAGQTMSVVTDTSTGEVGEAQIFVGALGATSFTYVEGAWSQTLAGWIKSHVNAFEYYGGCPEIVVPDNLKSGVHKAHLYEPDINPTYQDMASYYGVAIIPTRSRSPKDKAKVENAVQQVERQILAKLRNRTFFSLSELNQAIQPLLDVLNRRPFQKLPGSRLSHFQDLEKQALKSLPTTRYEYAEWKKVKAGFNYHIELDKHFYSVPYALAKESLYVRYGPTIVEIFCQNKCVATHVRSYGANGYTTNTLHMPKAHQAQVEWTPERIVSWAKKTGEATAKLIEVIMASRAHPQQGFRTCLGILRLGKSYGEDRLELACKRALEIGGHSYKNVESILKNKMDQQSLSSSSEVNSLSDSHEYIRGQKYFK; from the coding sequence ATGAGAAAGATCAGAGAAATCTTACGTTTACGGTACAGCTGTGGATGTAGTTACCAGGAGATAGCCAAGAGCATTGGCATTAGCGCGAGTACGGCGGTTGAAGGCGTCAAGAGGGCAAAAGCAGTTAACTTAAGCTGGCCTGTGCCCGACAATCTAGGCGACGAAGAGTTGGAGATCAAGCTGTATCCGCCTGCTCAAAAAATCAATAAAGAACAACGGGGAGAGATTGATTGCATTTATATTCATAAAGAACTCAAGTGCAAGCATGTTACGTTACAATTATTATGGAGTGAGTATAAAGAAAAGTACCCCCAAGGGATTAGCTACAGCCAGTTCTGCGACGTTTACCGAGGATGGCGTAATTCAACACTTGATGTCTGGATGCACCAGACCCACAAAGCAGGAGAGAGACTTTTTGTGGATTATGCCGGTCAAACGATGTCCGTTGTAACGGATACGTCGACGGGGGAAGTCGGTGAAGCACAGATTTTTGTAGGTGCGCTTGGTGCGACCAGTTTTACCTACGTGGAGGGCGCATGGTCCCAAACGCTTGCAGGCTGGATCAAGTCTCACGTGAATGCGTTTGAATATTATGGTGGCTGTCCAGAGATTGTTGTGCCAGACAATTTAAAGAGTGGGGTCCATAAGGCGCATCTTTACGAACCTGATATCAACCCAACCTATCAAGATATGGCCTCTTATTACGGCGTCGCAATTATTCCAACAAGGTCAAGAAGTCCGAAGGATAAAGCTAAAGTTGAGAATGCAGTCCAACAAGTCGAGAGACAAATTCTGGCCAAGCTTCGTAACCGTACCTTTTTTAGCTTGAGCGAGTTAAACCAAGCTATTCAGCCACTTTTGGATGTCTTAAACCGACGTCCTTTCCAAAAACTGCCAGGATCCCGTTTAAGCCACTTTCAAGACCTTGAGAAACAGGCATTAAAATCCCTTCCAACAACTCGGTATGAGTACGCCGAGTGGAAAAAAGTTAAAGCCGGCTTCAACTACCATATTGAGTTAGACAAGCATTTTTACAGTGTTCCCTATGCCTTGGCAAAGGAATCTCTCTATGTTCGCTATGGACCGACGATTGTTGAAATTTTTTGTCAGAATAAATGTGTCGCGACCCATGTCAGAAGTTATGGTGCCAACGGATATACGACAAATACTCTGCACATGCCAAAAGCTCATCAAGCACAGGTGGAATGGACACCCGAACGAATTGTTTCTTGGGCCAAGAAAACGGGGGAAGCAACGGCAAAATTGATAGAAGTCATCATGGCTTCACGCGCCCATCCTCAACAGGGGTTTCGCACGTGTCTTGGGATTTTAAGGCTCGGCAAGAGTTACGGTGAAGACCGTTTAGAGCTGGCTTGTAAAAGGGCTTTAGAGATAGGAGGCCACAGTTACAAAAATGTTGAATCTATTTTGAAGAACAAGATGGATCAACAGTCTTTATCCTCGTCCTCAGAAGTCAATAGCCTCTCTGATTCTCACGAATATATTCGTGGCCAAAAATACTTTAAATAA
- a CDS encoding tetratricopeptide repeat protein produces the protein MALLVKHCKKFLTHSHLLTDSVLASTWGELGEIYMYQANYEEAKKAFEKSLDLYKNAPSEQSYWLARSLEGLGNVYSELGTNEKAKRPLEESLEIYKKNSYESHPWFARASAWLGCVYRELSDHEKAKQLLEESLEIYKKNGYENHPWYARAIGDLGSVYRELGNYQKAKQLLEESLEIYKKNGYENHPWYARVSAWLGCVYRDMGDYEKAKQCLEKSMEIYQKVSLEDRPWAARTLAWLGCVYRELGDYEKAKQSLEKSLEIYKKNGYENHPWLARALGWLEGVYREQGDYEKAKHAIEESLEIYRKNSYENHPWFAWTVGRLGNIYRVLGCYEDAEKYLKESVEIYRKNSFENHTWFAWSLEKLGCVYREQGNHQEAKTLIEKSLEVYRKNSYENHPWFLDSQENLGNVYRDLGNYEKAKSLLEQSQAMYEKTYGKGHLNTAQVMMDLGRLHMLEGGLETSKSFLHSALKIFQENKHPQSFECLEMLADINMKVNPPSDSLRKEAVTYLNQALEIAKTHFPETSAHVAHVQAKLNTYSPSAGN, from the coding sequence ATGGCCCTGCTGGTCAAGCACTGTAAGAAGTTTTTGACCCATTCTCATTTATTAACGGATTCTGTCTTGGCGTCTACCTGGGGTGAACTGGGCGAGATTTATATGTACCAAGCCAATTACGAGGAAGCAAAGAAAGCATTTGAAAAAAGCTTAGATCTTTATAAAAACGCCCCTTCGGAACAATCTTATTGGCTTGCCCGATCGTTAGAAGGCCTAGGCAATGTTTATAGCGAGTTGGGTACCAATGAAAAAGCGAAGCGCCCGCTTGAAGAAAGCTTAGAAATTTATAAGAAGAATTCTTATGAGAGCCACCCCTGGTTTGCCCGAGCCTCTGCATGGCTTGGATGCGTCTACAGAGAATTAAGCGACCATGAAAAGGCCAAGCAGCTTCTAGAAGAGAGCCTTGAGATTTACAAGAAGAACGGTTACGAAAACCACCCCTGGTACGCTCGAGCCATAGGAGATTTGGGGAGTGTTTATAGAGAGCTTGGAAATTATCAGAAAGCGAAACAGCTGCTAGAAGAGAGCCTTGAGATTTACAAGAAGAACGGTTACGAAAACCATCCTTGGTATGCGCGCGTTTCTGCGTGGCTTGGGTGTGTTTACAGGGACATGGGCGATTATGAAAAAGCAAAGCAATGCCTTGAAAAAAGTATGGAAATCTATCAAAAGGTTTCCCTTGAAGATCGCCCTTGGGCAGCGCGTACCTTGGCATGGTTAGGATGTGTTTATAGAGAATTAGGGGATTATGAAAAGGCGAAACAATCTTTAGAGAAAAGCCTTGAAATCTATAAGAAGAACGGTTACGAAAATCACCCTTGGCTAGCCCGTGCTTTAGGATGGCTTGAAGGTGTTTATAGAGAACAGGGCGATTATGAAAAAGCAAAGCATGCCATTGAAGAAAGCCTGGAAATTTACAGGAAGAATTCTTACGAAAATCACCCCTGGTTTGCTTGGACTGTGGGCAGGTTAGGTAATATTTATCGGGTCCTTGGATGTTATGAGGATGCAGAAAAATATCTTAAAGAAAGTGTTGAGATTTATCGGAAAAATTCCTTCGAGAACCATACCTGGTTTGCCTGGAGTTTAGAAAAACTTGGATGCGTCTACAGAGAGCAAGGCAACCACCAGGAAGCCAAAACCCTTATAGAGAAAAGTCTAGAAGTTTATAGAAAGAATTCTTACGAAAATCATCCTTGGTTTCTTGATAGTCAAGAGAACTTAGGGAATGTCTATAGAGATTTAGGCAATTATGAAAAAGCCAAAAGTTTGCTTGAGCAAAGTCAGGCGATGTATGAAAAAACCTATGGAAAAGGCCATCTGAATACCGCGCAAGTTATGATGGATTTGGGGCGGCTGCACATGTTAGAAGGCGGCCTGGAAACATCCAAAAGCTTCCTTCATTCAGCTTTAAAGATTTTTCAGGAAAACAAGCATCCCCAAAGCTTTGAATGTTTGGAAATGCTGGCCGATATAAATATGAAAGTTAATCCGCCATCTGACAGCTTGAGAAAAGAAGCAGTGACTTACTTAAACCAGGCTCTTGAAATTGCTAAAACTCATTTCCCAGAAACTTCCGCGCACGTCGCACATGTCCAGGCTAAATTGAACACGTATTCACCCTCGGCTGGAAATTGA
- a CDS encoding TldD/PmbA family protein — translation MNLSAFVNNVDLDVDWLGVREVRHESTVFGARDGKTDRYTHCVDQGWMVEVLVNGQFAAVATNTAHPDALKEAALKAKRIAEQATRHNLYAFDTSVRPPSQGTYMSSPSSVPGLKDLSDLLIQSSHDLKVDDCIISTMATGVVERIQTQLVSTSGAVIEQNINRFGLSLSATAQIDNEIQTRTNGGIFSQNADGLFDADYLKNQAWQIGSEAVELVKGEECPTGTFDVILTPDQLYLQIHESIGHPLELDRILGDERNYAGWSFVKPEDFGQLQYGSPLLNITFDPSLNGELASYAFDDLGNPAEQRYLIKDGLLVGGLGSLESQQRLNVPGVASARASSWNRLPIDRMANLNMEPGNTSIEDMIAQIDDGILMMTNKSWSIDDYRRKFQFGCEYGRRIQKGRLTHVVKNPNYRGITLPFWHKLKAVGDQNSFKVWGSLFCGKGEPNQLVAVGHATPACWFEGIDVFGGG, via the coding sequence GTGAACTTATCAGCTTTTGTGAATAATGTGGATTTGGATGTCGATTGGTTGGGCGTGCGCGAAGTGCGCCACGAATCGACAGTTTTTGGTGCCCGTGATGGAAAAACTGACCGTTATACCCATTGCGTTGACCAAGGATGGATGGTGGAGGTTTTGGTGAATGGCCAATTTGCCGCCGTGGCCACCAACACAGCCCACCCTGATGCTTTGAAAGAAGCCGCCCTTAAGGCGAAAAGAATCGCTGAACAGGCAACTCGTCATAATCTTTATGCCTTCGATACCTCCGTTAGGCCGCCATCGCAGGGCACTTATATGTCTTCCCCTTCGTCCGTCCCCGGCCTAAAGGATCTCAGTGATCTGTTAATTCAAAGCAGCCATGATCTTAAAGTCGATGATTGTATTATCAGCACCATGGCTACTGGCGTTGTTGAACGGATACAAACTCAATTGGTCAGCACGTCAGGTGCGGTAATAGAGCAAAACATAAACCGTTTTGGCCTTTCACTTTCCGCCACAGCTCAGATTGACAATGAGATCCAAACCAGAACAAATGGGGGCATCTTCAGTCAGAATGCTGATGGTTTATTTGACGCTGACTATTTAAAAAATCAAGCGTGGCAAATTGGATCTGAAGCTGTTGAGTTGGTAAAGGGTGAAGAATGCCCAACCGGCACGTTTGATGTGATTTTGACACCTGACCAATTGTATCTGCAAATTCATGAATCGATCGGCCACCCCTTGGAACTTGACCGTATTTTAGGGGACGAGCGGAATTATGCTGGTTGGAGTTTTGTGAAACCTGAAGACTTTGGTCAGTTGCAATATGGATCACCGTTGTTGAATATTACCTTTGATCCAAGCCTAAATGGTGAATTGGCCAGTTATGCTTTTGATGATTTAGGCAACCCCGCCGAGCAACGTTACTTAATTAAAGATGGCCTATTGGTAGGGGGGCTTGGCAGTTTAGAAAGTCAGCAACGCTTAAATGTTCCTGGCGTTGCCAGCGCACGGGCAAGTTCCTGGAATCGATTACCTATTGATCGCATGGCCAATCTCAACATGGAGCCTGGGAACACATCAATAGAAGATATGATTGCCCAAATAGATGATGGTATTTTAATGATGACGAATAAATCGTGGTCAATTGATGACTATCGTCGAAAATTCCAGTTTGGTTGCGAATATGGGCGTCGCATTCAAAAAGGTCGCCTCACCCATGTGGTTAAAAACCCCAATTATCGAGGGATCACTCTGCCATTTTGGCACAAATTAAAGGCTGTTGGTGATCAGAATTCCTTCAAAGTTTGGGGCAGCCTTTTTTGCGGCAAAGGGGAACCCAATCAGCTGGTTGCTGTTGGACATGCCACGCCTGCGTGCTGGTTCGAAGGAATTGACGTGTTTGGTGGAGGATAA
- a CDS encoding TldD/PmbA family protein: MPRLRAGSKELTCLVEDNDMNKTLFETLAKSLIKSLQADEQLSLSLEAEDSFYVRLNRHKVRQTFKLSQGNITLRFMKNQRYVLHTIPFGNDGDLNHQKALAEIESCRWAAEQLPPDPFCPTFVKANESNSSEEHQAKLPLDEDWFDLIFPLFQGNLQDCAGLLTSGRVMRGVYDSLGQSHWFSRDNFTLDLSFYTPQQKAVKFLYSNHQWSAKDVEKKLETVKQQLALLDQPDRQIKPGRYRTYFAPQAVAELATLLSPAASHYYQGSSPFQKLANGQTLSPKVTLVEDFSLGLSPRFNSLGETAPLRLDLIQDGVLKNWLTSTRTAQEHNLPSNYSEEYEGMRSPHLMPGTLPTQDILSALDTGLYVSNLHYLNWSDLNTGRLTGMTRYACFWVENGKITAPIQDLRFDESLYHFLGNGLVDLTDFVEIMADTSTYDKRSVGGLCMPGLLVDGFNYTL, translated from the coding sequence ATGCCACGCCTGCGTGCTGGTTCGAAGGAATTGACGTGTTTGGTGGAGGATAACGACATGAACAAAACCTTATTTGAAACTCTCGCAAAATCTTTAATAAAATCCCTGCAAGCTGATGAACAGTTATCACTTAGCCTAGAGGCTGAGGACAGTTTTTATGTGCGTCTCAACCGTCATAAAGTGCGGCAAACCTTTAAACTGAGTCAAGGAAACATAACTTTAAGGTTTATGAAAAACCAACGCTATGTCCTTCACACCATCCCCTTTGGCAATGATGGTGACCTTAATCATCAAAAAGCTTTGGCTGAGATTGAAAGTTGCCGATGGGCTGCCGAACAGTTGCCCCCTGACCCCTTTTGTCCAACATTTGTAAAGGCCAATGAATCCAACAGCAGTGAAGAGCATCAGGCCAAGCTGCCGCTTGATGAGGATTGGTTTGATTTGATTTTCCCTTTGTTTCAAGGGAATCTGCAAGATTGCGCTGGCCTGTTAACATCTGGTCGCGTAATGCGAGGGGTTTACGATTCATTGGGTCAAAGCCATTGGTTCAGCCGCGATAATTTTACTCTGGATTTGTCTTTTTATACGCCCCAACAAAAAGCCGTTAAGTTTCTTTATAGCAATCATCAATGGTCAGCGAAAGACGTTGAAAAGAAGTTAGAAACCGTTAAACAACAATTGGCATTGCTTGACCAACCCGATCGTCAGATTAAACCGGGACGGTACCGAACCTATTTTGCACCGCAAGCCGTGGCCGAACTTGCCACGTTGTTGTCACCGGCGGCATCGCATTATTACCAGGGGTCATCACCCTTTCAAAAATTGGCAAATGGGCAAACCTTATCCCCCAAGGTCACATTGGTGGAGGATTTTTCATTAGGGCTATCGCCGCGATTTAATTCTTTGGGGGAAACGGCCCCCTTGAGGTTGGACCTGATTCAAGATGGGGTCTTAAAAAACTGGTTAACATCGACCCGAACGGCCCAAGAACACAACCTTCCCAGCAATTATTCTGAAGAGTATGAGGGGATGCGCTCCCCCCATTTAATGCCTGGTACTTTGCCAACGCAAGATATCCTGTCGGCCTTAGATACAGGGCTTTATGTCAGCAACCTTCATTATTTAAACTGGAGCGATTTGAACACTGGCCGTTTAACCGGCATGACCCGCTATGCTTGCTTTTGGGTAGAGAATGGAAAGATCACAGCCCCCATCCAAGATCTACGGTTTGATGAGTCTTTATATCATTTCTTAGGGAATGGCTTAGTTGACCTGACAGACTTTGTTGAAATAATGGCTGATACGTCCACTTATGATAAACGGTCGGTTGGGGGACTGTGTATGCCCGGATTATTGGTGGATGGGTTTAATTACACGTTGTAA
- the istB gene encoding IS21-like element helper ATPase IstB, producing the protein MLLNPIVYNLQKLRLHSMAKAFKEQLEQPTITQLSFEERLGLLVDTEVIARENRQLQARLRSAKLQQTACLEDIDHSCQRNLDKSLLATLSQCQWVASHHNILIVGPCGTGKTFLACALAHKACLQGYKVHYCRLSRLLSELQLGKGDGSYGKRMSELAKTEVLILDDFGLSILTDEQRRDLLEVLDDRHDKRSTIVTSQIPVKLWHETIGNETLADAILDRLVHNSYRLEIKGESMRKVRSKEKDQENTKQKNIEGPLHDTTEITNNEGVKK; encoded by the coding sequence ATGTTACTGAATCCAATTGTTTACAACCTTCAAAAACTTCGTCTTCATTCTATGGCAAAAGCCTTTAAAGAACAGCTGGAGCAACCAACCATAACGCAGCTGAGCTTTGAAGAACGTCTTGGCTTGTTGGTTGATACAGAAGTCATCGCCCGGGAAAACAGGCAATTACAGGCACGCTTGCGCAGTGCCAAACTACAGCAGACGGCCTGCCTTGAAGATATTGACCATTCATGTCAGCGTAACCTAGACAAATCTTTGTTGGCCACACTTTCTCAATGCCAATGGGTTGCTTCTCATCATAATATTTTGATTGTTGGGCCGTGTGGCACGGGGAAAACATTCTTGGCTTGTGCTCTGGCCCACAAGGCTTGCCTTCAAGGTTATAAAGTTCATTACTGCCGCCTCAGTCGCTTGCTTAGCGAATTGCAGCTTGGAAAGGGGGATGGGAGTTATGGAAAAAGAATGAGTGAACTTGCTAAAACGGAGGTTTTAATTTTAGATGATTTTGGATTGTCTATTCTGACAGATGAGCAACGCCGTGACTTATTGGAGGTTTTGGATGACCGACATGATAAACGCTCTACGATTGTCACCAGTCAGATTCCTGTCAAACTCTGGCACGAAACCATAGGAAATGAGACGTTAGCGGATGCTATCCTCGATAGGTTGGTTCATAATTCTTATAGGCTTGAAATTAAAGGGGAATCTATGAGAAAAGTGAGGAGTAAAGAAAAGGATCAGGAAAACACCAAACAAAAAAACATCGAGGGTCCTTTGCATGACACAACGGAAATCACAAACAATGAAGGGGTGAAAAAATGA
- a CDS encoding YebC/PmpR family DNA-binding transcriptional regulator: MAGHSQFKNIMHRKGAQDAKRARTFAKIAREIMVAARSGIPEPGSNPRLRAALASARAANMPKDNVDRAMKKALGGDDGAVYEEVRYEGYGPGGVAVIVETLTDNRNRTASEVRSYFNKHGGNLGESGSVSFSFERLGLLEFDAGKFNFDQVFEAALEAGADNVEAVGETLEVTCSLDAFASVRDHLIEHLGDPLQAKVFWRPVNTIECNEDTARTLVKLVDVLEDNDDVQHVYANFEVSDEVAAKLST; this comes from the coding sequence ATGGCTGGACATTCGCAGTTTAAAAATATTATGCACCGCAAAGGGGCTCAGGACGCCAAAAGGGCGCGCACTTTCGCCAAGATAGCCCGTGAAATTATGGTGGCGGCTCGTTCAGGGATCCCTGAGCCAGGCTCTAATCCCAGACTTCGCGCCGCGCTAGCCTCTGCACGGGCGGCAAACATGCCAAAGGATAACGTTGATCGCGCCATGAAAAAAGCTTTGGGTGGTGATGATGGAGCTGTTTATGAAGAAGTTCGCTATGAAGGGTACGGCCCAGGGGGCGTGGCGGTTATTGTTGAAACACTGACAGATAATCGCAACCGAACTGCGTCGGAAGTCCGATCCTACTTTAACAAACACGGCGGGAATTTAGGCGAAAGTGGCAGCGTTAGCTTTTCCTTTGAACGCCTTGGCCTGTTAGAGTTTGATGCCGGTAAATTCAATTTCGACCAAGTTTTTGAAGCTGCCCTTGAGGCAGGTGCTGATAACGTCGAAGCTGTTGGCGAAACCTTGGAGGTGACATGTTCTCTGGACGCCTTTGCTTCTGTTCGAGACCACCTTATTGAACACCTGGGTGATCCGCTTCAAGCCAAAGTTTTTTGGCGCCCTGTGAACACCATAGAATGCAACGAAGATACCGCCAGAACATTGGTTAAATTGGTAGATGTTTTGGAAGACAACGACGATGTGCAACATGTGTATGCCAATTTCGAGGTGAGCGATGAAGTTGCCGCGAAACTCAGCACATAG
- a CDS encoding MFS transporter — MAITYIGNFIDFLEFGLFTALLPFISKDLLGLYDPQVRAEFCYLAVFAGFLGRPVGAYFLGKFGDLYGSQRLLVFSVLGISVASMILAFLPTNNYYVIEMIILCRFLQGLFTGAEYSAVVVSATQTATVRSSYRSVALMTASGVLGVSVAQFMAFLLSLFHLENFTWRYAFVFVSMIGFCTFLKRALSYKKDWVSVIRPEVIPLRNYIPEIFSCIILVGLVNAMFYLVNTFVNTYKMIISSNLATSQFLLNFITTSCFALSIWLWSIYLSSRDHQPFKIMQCSLLSMVLLLGPLFYAYVEGTPLWISAIIQVVFISGIQLFTVVGISFVPRLFPASIRIQACGLGFNLGISLLGGGFPYLSLKLTEKTHSLYAPAFAALSVIFVGYLSLRVLRKRYPEMLGIKCSPIEDEFIDENKPLEKISKRSYK, encoded by the coding sequence TTGGCCATCACCTATATAGGAAATTTCATAGATTTTCTTGAATTCGGTCTGTTCACAGCGCTTTTACCTTTTATAAGTAAAGATTTGCTGGGTTTATATGATCCGCAAGTCAGGGCTGAGTTCTGCTATCTGGCGGTGTTTGCGGGTTTTTTAGGTCGCCCAGTAGGTGCCTATTTTCTTGGAAAGTTTGGGGATCTTTACGGAAGCCAGCGTCTTTTGGTCTTTTCAGTCTTAGGCATTTCAGTGGCAAGCATGATCTTGGCCTTTCTGCCCACTAACAATTACTATGTCATCGAAATGATTATCCTGTGTCGATTCCTACAAGGGTTGTTCACAGGCGCTGAGTATTCCGCTGTGGTTGTGTCAGCTACCCAAACAGCTACGGTCAGAAGCAGCTATCGATCTGTTGCCTTGATGACGGCAAGCGGCGTTCTTGGCGTTTCTGTTGCTCAATTTATGGCTTTCTTGCTCTCCTTGTTTCACCTGGAAAATTTTACCTGGAGATATGCCTTCGTCTTTGTATCTATGATTGGTTTTTGTACATTTTTAAAGCGAGCCTTATCTTACAAAAAAGACTGGGTATCTGTTATCAGGCCCGAAGTCATCCCTTTAAGGAATTACATACCTGAAATTTTTTCCTGTATTATTCTAGTCGGCCTTGTTAATGCTATGTTTTACTTGGTCAATACGTTTGTCAACACCTATAAAATGATTATCAGCTCCAATTTGGCAACATCACAATTCCTTTTAAACTTTATAACAACATCTTGTTTTGCTTTAAGTATTTGGCTTTGGAGTATCTATCTGTCGTCCAGAGACCATCAACCGTTTAAAATAATGCAATGCAGCCTTCTCAGCATGGTTTTGCTGCTGGGGCCTTTATTTTATGCCTATGTAGAGGGCACTCCTTTGTGGATTAGCGCCATCATTCAAGTGGTTTTCATTTCTGGGATTCAATTATTCACAGTTGTGGGCATCAGTTTCGTCCCCCGCCTTTTCCCGGCGTCCATTCGTATTCAAGCCTGTGGATTGGGTTTTAATTTGGGTATTTCATTGTTAGGCGGTGGCTTTCCTTATTTGAGCCTCAAATTAACAGAAAAAACCCACAGCCTTTATGCCCCTGCCTTTGCTGCCTTATCTGTAATTTTCGTTGGGTACTTAAGTCTACGAGTTTTAAGGAAGCGTTACCCTGAAATGCTGGGTATTAAGTGCTCACCCATTGAGGATGAATTCATTGATGAGAACAAACCTCTAGAAAAAATTTCAAAACGCAGCTATAAATAA
- a CDS encoding IS5 family transposase (programmed frameshift), protein MRRYALRDDQWDRIKGMLPGREGYVGATAKDNRLFIEAVLYRYRAGIPWRDLPERFGDFRVIHLRHSRWSQSGVWKKIFELLSQDADNEYAMIDSSIVRAHQHSAGAKKKNSADQAIGRSKGGLSTKIHATCDALGNPTGFYLTAGQDHDLEGADALIDNLTQAGAVLADKAYDADERMRKKLEEKGCEAVIPPKKNRINPCSYDKDLYKARHLIENFFAKLKQYRAIATRYDKTARNFLGAIHLVAAAIWLN, encoded by the exons GTGAGACGCTACGCATTACGGGATGATCAATGGGATCGCATTAAGGGTATGCTACCTGGAAGGGAAGGATATGTTGGTGCAACAGCAAAAGACAATCGCCTATTTATAGAAGCCGTTCTATATCGATATCGAGCTGGAATTCCGTGGCGTGATTTACCGGAACGTTTTGGGGATTTTAGAGTTATTCATCTACGCCATTCGAGGTGGAGCCAATCAGGTGTGTGGAAGAAAATTTTTGAGCTATTAAGCCAAGATGCTGACAATGAATACGCTATGATTGATTCAAGTATAGTGCGTGCTCATCAGCACAGTGCTGGTGCTAAAAAAAAGAAT TCAGCTGACCAAGCGATTGGACGAAGCAAAGGAGGATTAAGCACCAAAATTCATGCCACCTGTGATGCGTTGGGAAATCCAACAGGGTTTTATTTAACAGCCGGACAAGATCACGATTTAGAAGGTGCCGATGCCTTAATAGATAACCTTACGCAAGCTGGTGCCGTCTTAGCTGACAAGGCTTATGACGCAGACGAACGTATGAGAAAAAAACTTGAAGAGAAAGGATGTGAGGCGGTCATTCCCCCAAAAAAGAATAGGATCAACCCTTGTTCGTATGATAAAGACCTCTACAAGGCCCGGCACCTCATCGAAAACTTCTTCGCCAAACTTAAACAATACAGAGCCATAGCCACTCGATATGATAAAACAGCTCGAAACTTCCTGGGAGCCATACATTTGGTTGCTGCGGCTATTTGGCTTAATTGA